In Methanosarcina barkeri MS, a single window of DNA contains:
- a CDS encoding GerW family sporulation protein → MGVEATIKEIAGELERIANTKTVVGDPITAAGKTIIPISRITMGFGAGGGEGKKDTESGYGGGGGAGAKIEPVAFIMLSEEEARIFRLSGRSDAGSILSSIPDLVPEIMDKLKGMRGKNKKEEELQEQEVKGRETPEKETVEGPEIKVEEEGCFH, encoded by the coding sequence TTGGGTGTAGAAGCCACTATTAAAGAAATTGCAGGTGAACTTGAGAGAATAGCGAATACTAAAACCGTAGTTGGAGACCCAATTACTGCTGCTGGGAAAACAATTATTCCTATTTCAAGGATTACAATGGGTTTTGGAGCAGGTGGGGGAGAAGGCAAGAAAGACACTGAGTCGGGATATGGCGGAGGTGGAGGGGCAGGCGCGAAGATAGAGCCTGTGGCATTTATTATGCTTTCTGAAGAAGAAGCTCGGATCTTCCGGCTCTCTGGACGAAGCGATGCCGGTTCAATCCTTAGCTCAATTCCTGATCTTGTGCCTGAGATTATGGACAAGCTCAAGGGCATGAGAGGTAAGAACAAAAAAGAAGAGGAATTGCAGGAACAGGAAGTTAAAGGAAGGGAAACTCCGGAAAAGGAAACTGTAGAAGGACCCGAAATCAAGGTCGAAGAAGAGGGAT